The sequence TTATGTGGGCTGTGGCATGTGACTGGCAGAAAACAGCATGCTTTCAAGGAGGCACTGATGGAGATGGGACCAAGTGTTAGCAAGGGCCCATGTTATCTGATAAGAGTCTCCATCTGCACTACACTCTCGGGTTGATTTCTGTCCTTTCTTGGGACCTTAAGGGAATCTACTCATTCAAAATGAAGAAGGGACACCCACTGTATGCCATACCCTGCCCTTAGAGAGTTTATACTCTAGCAAGCCACACGCACACccacatgcacgtgtgcacacatacacgcaGACAGAACGTAGCAGGAAATTTGATCATAGCTCTCACAAAAGGAGGTACAGTATGTTTTTTGAGTCCATGTGAATGGAGCTCTCACCAGAGAACATGAATGTGGTCAGCTGTTTGAACAATTCAGTGGGTATTAAGCAAGGATGGAGAGAGTATGCTGCTCAGAGAGGACAGGTTGAACAACACAAAATACTAGATTGGGTTTTCAGTTAGTCCAAGGTATGTTGAGCTCGGTGTCTTTGGCAGGGAGTGGCAAAACCAGGTGGAGAGGAGGATAAGGAAAATTGTGGAAGGCCTGGAAGGTCATGCTGGAGTTTAGACTCTGTCTTTAGGTGGTAAAGGGCCATTGGTGCTTTATTAGAGAGTGACTTGTTCTGATCTATGTTTCAGGAAGGTAACTGGCATCTACGGATGAAAACATagaaatcttcatgactttgggcTTAAGAGTGAGAGGGAAGTGCAAGTCACgtgaggcagagagaacagataAGAAACAAACTACAGATGTGAACAGTCTAAACTTGAGCAGTGCTGATGGGAAGAAAGGAGATAAATTCAAGAGAAGTTTTAGTGGTAACACCAATGAACAGTCCCTGTGTACAAAGATAATCTTGATGGCATGAGCTCAGAGTTTTAGACAATATAGTGTCCTCCTGTACCCCCTTCTTATATCTTTACCACCTAAGGACAGAGTTGAGAAGTATGTCATTTTTGAATGACAATAGGTGGGAATAGGGTTAATCAGAAAaatcagttcctcaaaaaaaaaaaaaatacacacacacacacacaccactgcaTACTGGTTAATTTCACTCCCCCCGCTCCCCCACAAAGGTTTCTGAAAGACTTAATAGTTATTTCAGGTGTGGCAGATTAGCAATTAAATTATTTTGGTCGGGAGCTTTTCTACATCTCTCAAATCATGTCACATTAACTCATTCATGCCAAAGTCATGGATTCCACATTTGTTGAGAATCAAATATCTGCCAGATCTAGTATCATGCACCAGAGTGCCATGCTAGAGACTACTCCAGATTTATGTAGTTCTTATTTGGCGAAAGTCTTTTGTGATAAAAGCACAACTCAATAGACTGTTACTGTTTATAAAATCCTAAGCTTGGTCTATTGattctcaatttatttttgatCTGTTTTGTAAAGTTACTTGTATCTTATTATAAATAATCATATATGCAAACCCTTTCCCTAATGAACTTAAATCTTAGTACTTAAAATTACCTTATCAGCCTATGTATCTCTAAAGGTAACTTTCATGTGTAATAAGCTAGCAACATTGAACcaaatcatatttatatttaaacagcattctttcttttcattgctaATTTGCTTGGCCTAGCAAATAAAGTGCTGGTAGTCTCACAGTTGGTCAGAGGAGAAAATTCACACTGTACAGccatgttgtatttatttattctgatgGAGAATAAACTACACAGCATGTGAAATATATTCTGTAAACAACAAATGGCAATAGTTCAAAGATACATAATATTTGAAAAACTATGTACTTGTTAAGTCTCTATCAAGGAAAAAAAGTATCAAGGAAAGCCCGAAAGATATGAACttgaaattattaatgaaatattttagttGTCCTCTAATCCCAAATCTATATTTTTTTGGCATTTAAATTCGACACTGATTTCAAATCAGATGTGTGAAAGGAAACCCTATAGTGTCTCCTTAGGTCAGCAGGGAAAGGTTATCCTTCACACCTACATTCAGTAGCTGGGCTTCCTTCCACGCTCATTTACAATGAAACTGGAATAACTGGGCTAACTATAGAGTTTCAGACAAATCCCTAGGGCTGCTTCTACACTGTCATTACCAGCAGTTCCCAGATGTGATGCCCAGTTCCGGGTGCAAGGGGCTCTGGGGACGTGGGGCAGGGGGATGGTGTAAATGAGTTGGGGCAGAAAGGGAATGAACTTAGAAATAAGTGAGGAACACGGTGGTAGAAAGGCTAAACCCAGGTCAGGACAATCAACCAGGTGTCTGTGAAGGGTCAAGTCTCCAAAATCTCTGCGGATCAATATTAGAAGGGAATAAACACAAAGGAAACCCCAACTGCTTCGATTACACTCATATCTATTCTCTTGTGATGGTTCCTTGATGTGGCAGGGACTGCTATAATAGAGAGCAATTGTATTTTCAAGGGCAAGAGACTTTGCCACTAAACAAGATGATGTCATCCTTCCTGATGACGAAGAGGAAGGGGCGATCAGCTCTGAACACCCTGGACTCAGGGAGCTGCTTTTCTACGATGTTGGTTCCTGTGGCAGCAGTGGCCTCTGTGCCCTCCTCGGTGACCTCTATGTAGGACTTGTGCATCATTTTGGACACATACAGACGGCCTCCTGAAGCTATACCAGAGAGATCAGCTCTGGATTCATCAAAGATATCTTTCAGCCCTAGGGCTCTTAAGTGGTGTTTGATTTCATAATTCTTCTCTATCTTGAACTGAGGAAGAAACACCTCGACATACTGAGAGCTCATTTTTCTTGGATTGGTCCACTCCATTAGATTCTGAAAGGTCAGTCTGTTTTCAATCTGTAGGAATATTGAAAAGGCAATTCAATATTCTTAAGAGATAGATAAAACACCAACTACAAAGATAGATGGTTTTCCATAATTATCCTCTCCTGGATATTTGAGTGTAAGTATGTCAATGGGTCCAGGGGAGTCTGAAAATGGGAAATTATTAACACAAATAGTTgaagcactttttttaaaaaaagactttatttatttatttgagagagagagagacagagatggtgaCAGAGAGtacaaggagggaggagagggagaagcaggctccctactgagcagggagcccaatgtgggactcgatcccaggatcctgggatcatgacctgagccgaagacagacgtttcaccgactgagccacccaggcgccccaagcaccCTTTAACAAATCATGTTTAATTTGCTCTGCTATGACGAGGTATGACTTACTTGCATTTCAAGGCATTTCTGTTCTCTGAGCACATATGAACAAATACAGCCAAAGTGAAACAATAGGCAGGTGAAGGAATTAGGTTAGCAGAGAtcatcagagggagaaaggagctCAGTGGTCACTTAAGTCAGCATTTCTTGACCATTTCCCATCAGGAAAGACACAGAAAATGGCAATGTTTGCATAGCTTGCAGGAATAACCAATGGAACCACAGGTGGCCCAGGGCAAGGAACCCAGAGCTCTAACCTCCAGGGTTTAGGTGATCAGCACCTTTCAGCACAGTCACCTACACCATCTGGGGGGCTTGGATCCAAATACTCCTTCCTACTCAACACATGCGACAATGAAGCTCAAGACATTGTAGAAATGTGCCAAATTACATAGCTGGGCACCTCGGCTACATAGCTAGGAGCTCACGGCTCTCTCTCCAGCACCACTGCTGCCCCCAATGATTCACAAATGGAACTCACCAACTCCTGAATACTGAGAATTGATCAGAGACTAGTCTAGACTTATACAGGGGAGATTTTTCATGCACATTATTTACAAATCTTATATGTAGATATTTGTTCTCAAATTGAGTCTCATTGGAATTCTAAAGAGCTTTTCACAGCTACCAtaatcaaagacctaaatttatataaacaaattttgtctaatttaaattttatgtgtgtaAATTATCCAGTTTATGGTTAATATGCAATAACTTCTCATTTCTGAATTagaattttttcctcatttagcTCACTGTAAAGCCAACTTCCCCATTATTTAGTTACATAGGATTATGTAGGTCTGTAGGATAATGTAGGAATATAGATTTATACTCATCTGATCCAAACATTATTAGGAAGATctaatacagaaaagaaaaacttagacAATAAGTACAAGAACAAATCTATCTTTTGAGTTatctgctgttttgttttatatggGCTACTTCTTCTGTTATCACAGATTATTTGAAGCTAAAATAACTGATGTATGCTAAAATCTAATTGCGATAAAGGTTATCAAGTGAATTACTGGTTTAAAATGAGTACCAATATTTTATAATGTCACTTAAGGTTTAACAATAGCAACTTCATGACATTCCTCTTGCTAGTCATGTCAAAAAAGgtaattaaaatgaaactaaatgaaaatttataatgATTCAGTGGTTTTGTCCATTTAGAAATTGTATTTCCAAAGTTCTAAAATCGTGTTTCTAAATCAGGAAAAGGGTGGATCAGTCACAGGGCAGTCTCTAACCTCTGTTTTTTCCAGACACAGCAGCTCAGAGTGAGACCATACATTTCAGTGCTCaaagccccaggaccctggacccCACTGTATCATTCCTGCCTGAAAATGCTTAGTCTGTCAAAAttccataaatacataaaagactGTTTTCATGGCCAAGTGCAAAAACCTAAACTCATGCAGTTTTCCTTCCAAGGCTGAGGTTTGAGAGGGTTCCAACTTCATAGCTATTCAACTAAAATTACGTTAAACTGAAGTTAATCTCAGTAACTATAATGGTATCTGGCACTAGAGTAGgtactctttaaatatttgtcaaataaatgaataagaggGCAAATCTCTAATTCTTACAGCCTGAAATCGTCAAGTTGAAGCATAAAAACACAATGAATAATATCCTCAATAGTCAAAGTGGCAGTAGCAACTTACTTGGGACAGGTCATTCTCAGGCAGCATAATGAACATGCTTATGCCACCATGATACTTGAGCTCAAGAATCTGCATGGGTGGGTCTCTAATGACAGAAAAATTGAACTTCCGTTCTTGATGCATCATGGCGACTGCTTTCCCAGGACACTGAAAGTCAAGTCACACACAAAACATTTTATTAGCCCACCTTATTTCACTTGTAAGAATAGTGCTTCGGTGTCTGTCTGGTTGATCCTACAGGTTTTTCCTGACTTGCTGCAGTAGGGGTTGCAGTGGCTCACAGCTTAGGGAACGGGCCCAGAGATTAACTGCCTGAGTTTAAAACTTCCAGTTGTGCAACTTTGGgcagttacttcacctctctgtgcctccatttctccaTCAATATAATGGATGTAAAACTAGTCTCTACTGGATAGGACTGTTGTAAAGACTGTGTGAGTTAATATACCTAACACTTGGCATATTGATTTGCACTTAGCGTCTTATCTAAAAATGTCTATATGATAAGTAATGAATAATTATCAAATagcattataattaaaaataaatgctatagattttttatttttataagaccTCATTCTTAAATTGTGTGATTTTGATAGTACTGGTCCGTATTTTACttctgatgaaagaaagaaatccatagTATTCATAACAAgatttatcattcattcattgatctTTGATTTCTACCAGCTCTCAGCCCTCCTATGTCTAAAATTTTTGATGTGGAAAAATGCGGAAAAACATTTCAATAAATGAAACTAAGTTTAAAAGTTTAACCTGAGTTTCTCTGTCTAAACACAAAAGGCTGAGTGATTAAAAGAAACTTAAGAGGTCAATTAGTGGAATTACCTCATTTGTGAGGATAGGCCTACGGTGGTTAAGTTAACTTGCCTAAGACAATGTAGGTTTTGTGAAGCAAGGCAAGGACCCCAACATAGCacttctgactccaaagcctttgATGTTTCTACTATTCTATAAGATTATTGTGTACAAAttggtaaaatacacacacacacacacacacacacacaagaatatatGTTTTACAAAAGTTGGTTAAGACTGACACTTGGAAATGCATAACTTTACTAAACATaactttttcctttgtaaaagcAAACACATCCTTGCTTTGACTCAGGAAAAATCACtgatattaaataaatggaacTATACACCCCACAGTTagaatcacaaaaaataaaaaccatacatttgtcatattttcttcatataggcATCCAACTagaatatcttaaaataaattcatacttTATTACCTTTCtcaaatttgaatatattttaagaaatatcaaTTTATGGGACATCTCCAGTTGTGTACCATAACCTGCATTATCAGGAAAGTAGGTTGTTTTATAAGCAATTCACCATAGAGTGTTGGTAAGCAGTCgaagaaataagtaaagaaatGATGAATCCATCATTTGTCTATGTAAATACCATAATTTCTGCAAAGGAATACTATGgcaaaaaaactttctttttccttaaagattttatttatttatttgagggagagagagcacagagggagagtaagtggaagaagcagactccctgctgagcaaggagcctgatgcggggctccatcccaggactccgagatcatgacctaagccaaaggcagatgcttaaccaactgagccacccaggccccggccaaaaaaatcttcttaaaaaggTTTCCATACCTTGGGGGATTTGAAATGGCAATTTACTGTTTCATTCTTGGTGAAGGCCAACTCCCACTTGCCTTTGAAGTACACAGCACTCACCAGCACCATTACCGCAGAGGAGCTTATGCTACCTGCTTGTAAGACGTTCTTGATTTTGCCTTTTGAAAAACAAACGgagaaaaattgttaaattttaatgtaattttttattgtttattttttttagattaatgtatttatttgagagagagagggagagagcagggggaggggcagagcgagagagaatctcaagcagactccccactgagcacagaccccGTCTTGagactcaatctcaccaccctgagatcacaattggagccaaaatcaagaggcgaacgcttaactgactgagccacccaggtgccctgttaatgtaattttttaaaaaacacaaggtGAACGTATTTTCCTTATGacataattataataacaatgaTATTAGTAATAACCTATGAGCAATTGCTCTGTCCAGTAGTCTTTGAACACTTCATGTGCAATATTTGGTTTATTCCTCACAAAATCTCTGTGAGGCAGGCACTTTCCTGTTGAGGAAGCTAGaacacagagagatgaagtaatCTGTACAACATCACACACAAGAAAGTTAAGGCACCAGGATGCCGACCAAGACAGACAATTCCCAAAGCTCCTCCTTGCTGGTAAGCACCAAACTGCCTTTCCTGCCTTGACAAGGCCACAGGAATCCAAATATAATTTAACCCCATTCTGTTGGgctaattccttccttccttccacattAACAAGATTTTTGCTGGATGTCAACCCTATTCTCAATACTTGAATCACAACCATGAAAGGCACAGTCCCTGTCATCATTGGGCTCATGGTCC is a genomic window of Ursus arctos isolate Adak ecotype North America unplaced genomic scaffold, UrsArc2.0 scaffold_17, whole genome shotgun sequence containing:
- the SERPINB7 gene encoding serpin B7: MASLAAANAEFCFNLFREMDNSQGGENVFFSSLSIFTALALVRLGARGDCASQIDKMLHFSTASGWGGSSHAQPGLQSQLKRVLSDINTSHQDYKLHIANGLFAEKVFDFHKNYIECAEKLYNARVERVDFTNDVEDTRYKINKWIENETHGKIKNVLQAGSISSSAVMVLVSAVYFKGKWELAFTKNETVNCHFKSPKCPGKAVAMMHQERKFNFSVIRDPPMQILELKYHGGISMFIMLPENDLSQIENRLTFQNLMEWTNPRKMSSQYVEVFLPQFKIEKNYEIKHHLRALGLKDIFDESRADLSGIASGGRLYVSKMMHKSYIEVTEEGTEATAATGTNIVEKQLPESRVFRADRPFLFVIRKDDIILFSGKVSCP